In one window of Candidatus Avedoeria danica DNA:
- a CDS encoding VWA domain-containing protein, with product MRIAAPVCTACAAITLLAVIGTNADRRRHTAAQPATLAARADAACRTTHPIVAAVVQTRGLSAAAHAAAPAVVAVHATTPGEPAAPEVLATNGQVGAVYGLAYDPAARALFVAAHTRRGGAFGPGGPGMIYRIDLDSGAVAPWHALAAGEDVHAPELADHPTADDTAAMRWVGRIGLGDIELSDDGTALHAVNLGDRHVHTLALADGAAISRFRDKQRRDQFDDSLHPFALATSGDDLLFSVTDGYDDDYPPRQKAAWVYAALPDGNNRRTTAYAEWAYAPRSPAWGAWDDKVTAVDQPWLVDVAVRPGGALVLGMRDRTVDMAPDRVLDASDPAYRSVGELFATRFQGITWRAQPDTTFDTLGPDGQHAAFGAVAIVPGLDVVVAPTLPLRATGAVSTTAVSTTTVGLAWFDAASGRRIAWTPLFDPTDIPGLALEVGAGDVAVLCGATPPSDVNLPATATAVGAPIATATAIARGTASAVASALTATAAPSAFAATQTAHAPTEIARATDARATATAMAPTAWALETQRPAAQTAVAGTATVVSAKLATAAPAMATRLRATALATRPAVRRNAVVQARATIRASDASDNPYLAVANHVPVLDAAGNAQNDAWMAAEPVVIAFNNSEPEDILEHHTLAWHDELGAVFGIASDIGREQLYVGAFVKRVTQLGPLGPGGIYRIDLPSGAVEPFAVLNAGADPHDFSRDFDVATRNQVGRIGLGDLEYAPERDELFAVNLSDRLIYRYHVPDGRLLGAFPHGAILERWARDARPFALGWHDGLLYHGVVDEAGDPPAAYVYRSNADGSDMAEVARLPLDYPRAPMWADGAAGRREPSAMLVDLEFRNDGDLVIGLRDRMGDSEVQVVGSGDIILTTRVGDRFVPLPAPELYNDTILHQETAFGSLAAMPWLDQVASTAVDPITVNSNGTLWYDNTTGQWLRRETIHAGLVLTFAKAAGLGDMESLNVAPTPTHTPTPTDVYTRTPSPSPTLTLTPPPTVTPSPTTGHFEIYLPLAQRMHCVPFETRTDVVLVLDMSTSMYRLTRGNRTKHDAAVDAAHTFVGLMRFVPDANGRRDRVGVVGFNNDAWVGTLLTSDRAAVDGALDGLARGIKEGTRLDLAIAQGQAVLDATPRASGVDPVLILLTDGLPNRVPTPEGGGRQEDTVLAAASAAKAAGTRLFAVGLGETGDVFESLLDGVASGPGDFFMAPDGEDLAGIYRGIAGRLTGCP from the coding sequence ATGAGGATCGCCGCACCGGTCTGCACCGCCTGCGCGGCGATCACCCTGCTGGCGGTGATCGGCACGAACGCCGACCGTCGCCGGCACACCGCCGCGCAACCCGCCACCCTCGCCGCCCGCGCCGACGCCGCGTGCCGCACGACGCACCCGATCGTCGCCGCCGTCGTCCAGACGCGCGGCCTCTCCGCCGCCGCGCACGCCGCCGCGCCGGCCGTCGTCGCCGTCCACGCCACGACGCCGGGCGAGCCGGCGGCGCCCGAGGTGCTGGCGACGAACGGGCAGGTCGGTGCGGTGTACGGGCTGGCGTACGATCCGGCGGCCCGCGCCCTCTTTGTCGCGGCCCACACGCGCCGCGGCGGGGCGTTCGGACCCGGCGGACCGGGCATGATCTACCGGATCGACCTCGACTCGGGCGCCGTGGCGCCGTGGCACGCCCTGGCCGCCGGTGAAGACGTGCATGCCCCCGAGCTGGCGGATCACCCGACGGCCGACGACACCGCGGCGATGCGCTGGGTCGGCCGGATCGGCTTGGGGGACATCGAGCTTTCCGACGACGGCACCGCACTGCACGCGGTCAACCTCGGCGACCGGCACGTCCACACGCTGGCCTTGGCCGACGGCGCGGCCATCAGCCGCTTCCGCGACAAGCAGCGGCGCGACCAGTTCGACGACTCCCTTCACCCATTCGCGCTCGCCACATCCGGCGACGACCTCCTCTTCAGCGTGACGGACGGCTACGACGACGACTACCCGCCGCGCCAAAAGGCCGCCTGGGTGTACGCGGCGCTGCCCGATGGGAACAACCGACGCACGACCGCATACGCGGAGTGGGCGTACGCACCGCGCTCGCCCGCCTGGGGCGCGTGGGACGACAAGGTGACGGCCGTCGACCAGCCGTGGCTCGTCGACGTCGCCGTCCGCCCGGGCGGCGCGCTCGTCCTCGGGATGCGCGACCGGACGGTGGACATGGCGCCCGACCGCGTGCTCGATGCGTCCGACCCCGCCTACCGGAGCGTCGGCGAGCTCTTCGCGACGCGCTTCCAGGGCATCACGTGGCGCGCCCAACCCGATACGACGTTCGACACGCTCGGCCCCGACGGCCAGCACGCCGCGTTCGGCGCCGTGGCCATCGTGCCCGGCCTGGACGTCGTCGTCGCGCCGACGCTGCCGCTGCGCGCCACCGGCGCGGTGTCGACGACGGCCGTGAGCACGACCACCGTCGGCCTGGCGTGGTTCGACGCCGCGAGCGGGCGCCGGATCGCTTGGACGCCCCTCTTCGATCCCACCGACATCCCCGGCCTCGCCCTCGAGGTCGGCGCGGGCGACGTCGCGGTGCTCTGCGGCGCGACGCCGCCGTCCGACGTGAACCTGCCCGCCACCGCCACCGCCGTCGGCGCGCCGATCGCCACCGCGACGGCAATCGCCCGCGGCACGGCCTCCGCCGTGGCGAGCGCGCTCACCGCCACGGCCGCCCCGTCCGCCTTCGCCGCCACGCAGACCGCCCACGCCCCGACCGAGATTGCCCGTGCCACGGACGCGCGCGCCACGGCCACCGCGATGGCGCCGACGGCGTGGGCGCTCGAGACGCAGCGCCCGGCGGCGCAGACGGCGGTGGCCGGCACGGCCACCGTGGTCTCGGCCAAGCTGGCGACGGCTGCGCCGGCGATGGCGACGCGCCTGCGCGCCACGGCGCTGGCCACGCGGCCGGCGGTGCGGCGCAACGCGGTCGTACAGGCTCGGGCGACGATCCGTGCCTCGGACGCCAGCGACAATCCGTACCTGGCCGTGGCGAATCACGTCCCGGTTCTCGACGCGGCCGGCAACGCACAGAACGACGCATGGATGGCCGCGGAGCCCGTCGTCATCGCGTTCAACAACAGCGAGCCCGAGGACATCCTCGAGCACCACACCCTGGCCTGGCACGACGAGCTCGGCGCCGTCTTCGGCATCGCATCGGACATCGGGCGCGAGCAGCTCTACGTCGGGGCGTTCGTGAAGCGGGTCACGCAGCTCGGTCCGCTCGGGCCGGGCGGCATCTACCGCATCGACCTGCCCTCGGGCGCCGTCGAGCCGTTCGCCGTCTTGAACGCCGGCGCCGATCCGCACGACTTCAGCCGGGACTTCGACGTCGCCACGCGAAACCAGGTCGGCCGGATCGGGCTCGGCGACCTCGAGTACGCGCCGGAACGGGACGAGCTCTTCGCCGTGAACCTGAGCGATCGGCTGATCTATCGCTACCACGTGCCGGACGGTCGGCTGCTCGGCGCCTTCCCGCACGGCGCGATCCTGGAGCGCTGGGCGCGCGACGCCCGCCCGTTTGCCCTCGGCTGGCACGACGGCCTCCTGTACCACGGCGTCGTCGACGAGGCCGGCGATCCGCCGGCGGCCTACGTCTACCGCTCGAACGCCGACGGCAGCGACATGGCCGAAGTCGCGCGCCTGCCGCTGGACTACCCGCGCGCGCCGATGTGGGCCGACGGCGCGGCCGGCCGGCGTGAACCGAGCGCGATGCTCGTCGATCTCGAGTTCCGCAACGACGGCGACCTCGTCATCGGCCTGCGCGACCGGATGGGCGACAGCGAGGTGCAGGTCGTCGGCAGCGGCGACATCATCCTGACGACGCGGGTCGGCGATCGCTTCGTCCCGCTGCCGGCGCCCGAGCTGTACAACGACACGATCCTGCACCAGGAGACCGCGTTCGGGTCGCTCGCCGCCATGCCGTGGCTCGACCAGGTGGCGAGCACGGCCGTCGACCCGATCACGGTCAACTCGAACGGCACGCTGTGGTACGACAACACGACGGGCCAGTGGCTGCGCCGCGAAACGATCCACGCCGGCCTCGTGCTGACGTTCGCCAAGGCGGCCGGCCTCGGCGACATGGAGAGCCTTAACGTCGCGCCGACGCCGACCCACACGCCGACGCCGACGGACGTCTACACCCGGACGCCGTCCCCGTCGCCCACCCTGACGCTCACCCCGCCCCCGACCGTCACGCCGTCCCCGACGACGGGCCATTTCGAGATCTACCTGCCGCTGGCCCAGCGAATGCACTGCGTCCCGTTCGAGACGCGCACGGACGTCGTCCTCGTCCTGGACATGAGCACCTCGATGTACCGCCTGACGCGCGGCAACCGCACCAAGCACGACGCCGCCGTCGATGCCGCGCACACGTTCGTCGGCCTGATGCGCTTCGTGCCGGACGCCAACGGCCGGCGCGACCGCGTCGGCGTCGTCGGGTTCAACAACGACGCCTGGGTCGGCACGCTCCTCACGAGCGACCGCGCCGCCGTCGACGGGGCGCTGGACGGCCTGGCGCGCGGGATCAAGGAGGGCACGCGCCTCGACCTGGCGATCGCCCAGGGCCAGGCCGTGCTGGACGCCACGCCGCGGGCGTCCGGCGTCGACCCCGTGCTGATCCTGCTCACCGACGGCCTGCCCAACCGCGTCCCGACGCCCGAAGGCGGCGGCCGCCAGGAAGACACCGTTCTGGCCGCCGCGTCCGCCGCGAAGGCCGCCGGCACGCGCCTGTTCGCCGTCGGCCTCGGTGAGACCGGCGACGTGTTCGAGAGCCTGCTCGACGGCGTCGCGTCGGGACCGGGCGACTTCTTCATGGCGCCGGACGGAGAGGACTTGGCGGGGATCTATCGGGGGATCGCGGGGCGTTTGACGGGCTGTCCGTGA
- a CDS encoding exo-alpha-sialidase, which yields MRGRWVWANCWPAASLVFVVGCSVDAPANRSVPPADVATAAAATAFVPGEAAVPPDAFATPAIPGFTLVAFPGARSVAVAATDTESVVVAYGQGEGLFVARSEDGGRTFGEAVPATGDRPVHVMPIERPAVAVTGGEWVGVAWLELPPDGNGGAVWYAGSTDGGRSFAPGTTAAADEAGETTMVSVALDAEGDPVLSWLNGSALRFVRSVDRGSSFQEVQRLGDGTCECCQPHVVARDEDVLIAYRSLAADPEKGFARDLALIRSANGGATFEPVTPVSDAHWYLEACPIAGPSLAVRADEVFVAWMDGRNEPPGTLSRGDVWLAASTDGGATFGPNVRINAATTRHHTLPTIGLGPGGRIHAAWQADGEGGRVLYHTVSDDKGLTFAPPVAIADGADKTRGQPNMPTLAVSPQGRVALAWVDRKGANVATWSDTSGSSPP from the coding sequence ATGCGGGGGCGTTGGGTTTGGGCGAACTGCTGGCCGGCGGCATCTCTCGTCTTCGTCGTGGGCTGCAGCGTCGACGCACCGGCCAACCGTTCGGTGCCGCCGGCAGACGTCGCGACGGCGGCGGCCGCAACGGCGTTCGTCCCGGGCGAGGCGGCCGTGCCGCCGGACGCGTTCGCCACGCCTGCGATCCCGGGCTTCACCCTTGTGGCGTTCCCGGGCGCCCGGTCCGTGGCCGTCGCCGCGACGGACACGGAGAGCGTCGTCGTGGCATACGGGCAGGGCGAGGGCCTGTTCGTCGCGCGATCGGAGGACGGAGGCCGGACGTTTGGCGAAGCGGTGCCGGCCACCGGGGATCGGCCCGTGCACGTGATGCCCATCGAGCGCCCGGCCGTCGCGGTCACGGGCGGCGAATGGGTGGGCGTGGCGTGGCTGGAACTCCCGCCGGACGGCAACGGCGGGGCGGTGTGGTACGCGGGCTCAACGGACGGGGGACGGAGCTTCGCTCCGGGCACGACGGCGGCCGCCGATGAGGCCGGCGAGACGACGATGGTGTCCGTCGCGCTGGATGCGGAGGGCGACCCCGTCCTGTCGTGGCTGAACGGCAGCGCGCTCCGGTTCGTCCGATCCGTTGACCGGGGAAGCTCGTTTCAGGAGGTGCAGCGCCTCGGCGACGGGACGTGCGAGTGCTGTCAGCCGCATGTGGTGGCGCGCGACGAGGACGTCCTGATCGCCTATCGCAGCTTGGCGGCCGATCCTGAAAAGGGCTTTGCGCGCGATCTGGCGTTGATCCGGTCCGCGAACGGCGGTGCGACCTTCGAACCGGTGACGCCGGTCAGCGACGCCCACTGGTACCTGGAGGCCTGCCCGATCGCCGGCCCGTCGCTCGCCGTCCGCGCCGACGAAGTGTTTGTGGCGTGGATGGACGGCCGGAACGAGCCGCCGGGCACGCTCAGCCGCGGCGATGTCTGGCTGGCGGCCTCAACGGACGGCGGGGCGACGTTCGGCCCGAACGTCCGGATAAACGCCGCGACGACCCGGCATCACACCCTGCCCACGATCGGCCTCGGCCCCGGCGGGAGGATCCACGCGGCCTGGCAAGCGGACGGCGAGGGCGGACGCGTCCTGTACCACACCGTGTCCGACGACAAGGGCCTGACCTTCGCACCGCCCGTGGCGATCGCCGACGGCGCCGACAAGACGCGCGGGCAGCCGAACATGCCGACCCTGGCCGTGAGCCCGCAGGGCCGCGTCGCGCTGGCGTGGGTCGATCGGAAGGGGGCGAACGTGGCGACGTGGTCGGACACGAGCGGATCGAGCCCGCCCTGA
- a CDS encoding aldehyde dehydrogenase family protein — MNAPDPVGSTLDYAPAPESDADARAWIDARGPEFRLFIGGEWCSPASGEWFDTHFPATGEVLGRVAQAGAADVDAAVAAARAAQPAWAALGGHGRARYLYAIARHVQKHHRLLAVLETLDNGKPIRETRDIDVPLVVRHFYHHAGWAQLFESEFEAAGYGPHGVCGQIIPWNFPLLMLSWKIAPALAAGNTVVLKPAEFTSLTALLFAEICQDVGLPPGVVNIVTGDGRTGEAIVAHPGIDKLAFTGSTDVGRVIRRATAGTTKALTLELGGKSPFVVFADADIDSAVEGVVDAIWFNQGQVCCAGSRLLVQERIAADVYAKLRARMERLRVGSPLDKAVDIGAIIAPVQLERIRSLCAQGVSEGATCWQPSWAVPADGWFYPPTLFTDVEPASTIAQVEIFGPVLVAMTFRTPEEAVELANNTPFGLAASVWTENVNVALDAAQRIKAGTVWINGTNQFDAASGFGGYRESGFGREGGREGMWAYVRGRRGPLPPTPSPKSGGGGGSGADEADRTDAAVDPGVPRSDALPPSPSILPLPQTWGRGSGGEGLWPSGNEGTIGSSTSNALPPLDRTPKHYIAGRQTRPDGGNSRPVHTADGRLAGHVADGNRKDVRNAVEAAHKGAAAWRALGGPGRAQVLYFVAENLEARRAEFAARIADLTGAADAAALDEVDDAVRGWFTWAALADKHDGAVHSVPQRALVLALNEPYGVAAVVAPDRSPLAALTTLVGPLLAAGNAVVAVPSERWPLLATDLCQVFDTSDVPPGAVNLVTGSRQVLAPVLADHDDVALLWHAENGSDDPAEARLVADLEGRSAGNVKRTWRTGAWGGGDMPDAQAFMRQASQVKNIWVPYGA, encoded by the coding sequence ATGAACGCACCGGACCCCGTCGGTTCGACGCTCGACTACGCCCCCGCCCCCGAATCGGACGCCGATGCGCGGGCCTGGATCGATGCGCGCGGGCCGGAATTCCGGTTGTTCATCGGCGGTGAGTGGTGTTCGCCCGCGTCCGGCGAGTGGTTCGATACGCACTTCCCGGCCACCGGCGAGGTGCTCGGCCGCGTCGCCCAGGCCGGTGCGGCCGACGTCGACGCGGCGGTCGCGGCGGCGCGGGCGGCGCAGCCGGCGTGGGCGGCGCTGGGGGGGCATGGCAGGGCGCGGTACCTCTACGCCATCGCGCGCCACGTTCAGAAGCACCACCGGCTGCTGGCCGTGCTCGAGACGCTGGACAACGGCAAGCCGATCCGCGAGACGCGGGACATCGACGTGCCGCTCGTCGTGCGGCACTTCTACCACCATGCGGGTTGGGCGCAGCTGTTCGAGAGCGAGTTCGAGGCGGCCGGCTACGGGCCGCACGGCGTGTGCGGGCAGATCATCCCGTGGAACTTCCCGCTCCTCATGCTCAGCTGGAAGATCGCGCCGGCGTTGGCGGCGGGGAACACCGTCGTCCTGAAGCCGGCCGAGTTCACGTCGCTGACCGCGCTGCTGTTCGCCGAGATCTGCCAGGACGTCGGGTTGCCGCCGGGCGTCGTGAACATCGTCACGGGCGACGGGCGGACGGGCGAGGCCATCGTTGCGCATCCGGGCATCGACAAGCTGGCGTTCACCGGCTCGACGGACGTCGGGCGGGTCATCCGGCGGGCGACGGCCGGCACGACCAAGGCGCTGACGCTCGAGCTCGGCGGGAAGAGCCCGTTCGTCGTCTTCGCCGACGCGGACATCGACAGCGCCGTCGAAGGCGTCGTCGACGCGATCTGGTTCAACCAGGGCCAGGTCTGCTGTGCGGGCTCCCGCTTGCTCGTCCAGGAGCGCATCGCCGCGGACGTCTACGCCAAGCTGCGCGCGCGGATGGAGCGCCTGCGCGTCGGCTCGCCGCTGGACAAGGCGGTCGACATCGGCGCGATCATCGCCCCCGTCCAGCTCGAGCGGATCCGCAGCCTGTGCGCCCAAGGCGTGTCGGAAGGCGCCACGTGCTGGCAGCCGTCGTGGGCCGTCCCGGCCGATGGCTGGTTCTACCCGCCGACGCTCTTCACGGACGTCGAGCCGGCCAGCACGATCGCCCAGGTCGAGATCTTCGGCCCGGTGCTCGTCGCGATGACCTTCCGCACCCCCGAAGAGGCCGTCGAGCTGGCGAACAACACGCCGTTCGGCCTGGCGGCGAGCGTCTGGACGGAGAACGTGAACGTGGCGCTGGACGCCGCGCAGCGGATCAAGGCGGGCACGGTCTGGATCAACGGCACGAACCAGTTCGACGCGGCGAGCGGGTTCGGGGGGTATCGGGAGAGCGGGTTCGGGCGCGAGGGGGGGCGGGAAGGGATGTGGGCGTATGTGCGGGGTCGGAGAGGCCCTCTCCCCCCGACCCCCTCCCCCAAGTCTGGGGGAGGGGGAGGATCAGGGGCCGACGAAGCGGACAGAACAGACGCCGCCGTTGATCCAGGCGTCCCGCGATCCGATGCCCTCCCCCCCTCGCCAAGCATCCTCCCCCTCCCCCAGACTTGGGGGAGGGGGTCGGGGGGAGAGGGCCTTTGGCCGTCGGGCAATGAGGGCACCATCGGCTCATCGACGAGCAACGCCCTCCCCCCCCTCGACCGCACCCCCAAGCACTACATCGCCGGCCGCCAAACCCGCCCCGACGGCGGCAACAGCCGCCCGGTCCACACCGCCGACGGCCGCCTGGCCGGGCATGTGGCCGACGGCAACCGCAAGGACGTCCGCAACGCGGTCGAGGCGGCGCACAAGGGCGCGGCGGCATGGCGGGCGCTCGGCGGGCCGGGGCGGGCGCAGGTGCTCTACTTTGTGGCCGAGAACCTCGAGGCCCGCCGGGCCGAGTTCGCGGCGCGGATCGCCGACCTCACGGGTGCGGCCGACGCGGCTGCCTTGGACGAGGTCGACGACGCCGTGCGCGGCTGGTTCACGTGGGCGGCGCTGGCCGACAAGCACGACGGCGCCGTCCACAGCGTTCCGCAGCGCGCGCTCGTCCTGGCGCTGAACGAGCCGTATGGCGTCGCCGCGGTCGTTGCGCCGGACCGTTCACCCCTCGCCGCGCTCACGACGCTCGTCGGGCCACTGCTCGCCGCCGGCAACGCCGTCGTCGCCGTGCCGTCCGAGCGCTGGCCGCTGTTGGCGACCGACCTCTGTCAGGTGTTCGATACGTCCGATGTCCCGCCCGGCGCCGTCAACCTCGTGACCGGTTCGCGACAAGTCCTCGCGCCGGTGCTGGCGGACCACGACGATGTCGCGCTGCTCTGGCATGCCGAGAACGGAAGCGATGATCCGGCCGAAGCCCGGCTCGTCGCGGACCTGGAAGGACGGAGCGCCGGCAACGTGAAGCGCACGTGGCGCACGGGCGCCTGGGGCGGCGGCGACATGCCGGACGCGCAGGCGTTCATGCGGCAGGCGTCGCAGGTGAAGAACATCTGGGTGCCGTACGGGGCGTGA
- the deoC gene encoding deoxyribose-phosphate aldolase, with amino-acid sequence MHPNGLGRPSAAPPIAAPAAAHVDARPREDADDVPAPRPTIDRADNPGTPLDLDWALDVRVNRSAVERRAATLTTRRSVKQAAQTAWLLRAVTLLDLTTLSGDDTPGRVHRLCIKARRPVRRDLLSALGLDDAAADALATGAVCVYHNLVAPAVAALAGTAVPVCAVSTGFPAGQSPMATRLAEIRASVAAGANEIDIVIGRSHVLLGDWAGLYDEVRAFKDACGPGVLMKSILATGDLGTLTDVAVASRVCLMAGSDFIKTSTGKEAVNATLPVGLVMARQIRAYAERTGTAAGLKPAGGIGTAKDVLAWMILVREELGPEHVVPGTFRIGASSALADIERQLSHRATGRYAARHQMPLG; translated from the coding sequence ATGCATCCGAACGGCCTCGGCCGACCGTCCGCCGCGCCGCCGATCGCCGCGCCGGCGGCTGCGCACGTCGACGCGCGCCCCCGTGAGGACGCCGATGACGTTCCGGCGCCCCGCCCGACGATCGACCGCGCCGACAACCCGGGCACGCCGTTGGACCTCGACTGGGCGCTGGACGTCCGCGTGAACCGCAGCGCCGTCGAGCGCCGCGCCGCCACGCTGACGACGCGCCGCAGCGTGAAGCAAGCCGCCCAAACCGCCTGGCTCCTGCGCGCCGTCACCCTCCTCGACCTCACGACGCTGTCCGGCGACGACACCCCCGGCCGCGTCCACCGCCTGTGCATCAAGGCCCGTCGCCCCGTCCGCCGCGACCTCCTCTCGGCGCTCGGCCTCGACGATGCCGCCGCCGACGCGCTCGCGACGGGCGCCGTCTGCGTCTACCACAACCTCGTCGCGCCGGCCGTCGCCGCACTCGCCGGCACGGCCGTCCCGGTCTGCGCCGTCTCCACAGGCTTTCCGGCCGGGCAGTCGCCCATGGCCACGCGCCTCGCCGAGATCCGGGCCTCGGTCGCCGCCGGGGCGAACGAGATCGACATCGTCATCGGCCGATCGCACGTCCTGTTGGGCGACTGGGCCGGCCTGTACGACGAGGTCCGCGCCTTCAAGGACGCGTGCGGACCGGGCGTCCTGATGAAGTCCATCCTCGCCACCGGCGACCTCGGCACGCTCACCGACGTCGCCGTCGCCAGCCGCGTCTGCCTGATGGCCGGCAGCGACTTCATCAAGACGTCCACCGGCAAGGAAGCCGTCAACGCCACGCTGCCCGTCGGCCTCGTGATGGCCCGCCAGATCCGCGCCTACGCCGAACGCACCGGCACCGCCGCCGGCCTCAAGCCCGCCGGCGGCATCGGCACCGCCAAGGACGTCCTGGCCTGGATGATCCTCGTCCGCGAAGAACTCGGCCCCGAACACGTCGTCCCCGGCACCTTCCGCATCGGCGCCTCCAGCGCCCTCGCCGACATCGAACGCCAACTCTCGCACCGCGCCACGGGCCGATACGCGGCCCGCCACCAGATGCCGCTGGGGTGA
- a CDS encoding peroxiredoxin produces MAIHLGDTAPDFTAESTEGTIKFHEYLGDSWGILFSHPADFTPVCTTELGRVAALKPEFEKRGVKVLGLSVDGLEDHATWSADILETQGTALNFPLIADDHRVVADLYDMVPPAAANNLTVRSVFVVGPDKKVKLTITYPASTGRNFDEILRVIDSLQLTAKYSVATPVDWERGEDVIIIPAVTDAEADVKFPKGYKKIKPYLRVTPQPDL; encoded by the coding sequence ATGGCCATTCACTTGGGCGACACCGCCCCGGACTTCACCGCCGAATCCACCGAGGGCACGATCAAGTTCCACGAGTACCTGGGCGACAGCTGGGGCATCCTCTTCTCGCACCCGGCCGACTTCACGCCGGTCTGCACGACCGAACTGGGCCGGGTGGCGGCGCTGAAGCCCGAGTTCGAGAAGCGCGGCGTGAAGGTCCTCGGCCTGTCCGTCGACGGGCTGGAGGATCACGCGACGTGGAGCGCCGACATCCTGGAGACGCAGGGCACGGCGTTGAACTTCCCGCTGATCGCCGACGACCACCGGGTGGTGGCCGACCTGTACGACATGGTGCCGCCGGCCGCGGCCAACAACCTGACGGTGCGGTCCGTGTTCGTCGTCGGACCGGACAAGAAGGTCAAGCTGACGATCACGTACCCGGCCAGCACGGGCCGCAACTTCGACGAGATCCTGCGCGTGATCGACTCGCTGCAGCTCACGGCGAAGTACTCGGTCGCCACGCCGGTCGACTGGGAGCGCGGGGAGGATGTGATCATCATCCCCGCCGTGACGGACGCCGAGGCGGACGTGAAGTTCCCGAAGGGGTACAAGAAGATCAAGCCGTACCTGCGCGTGACGCCGCAGCCGGATCTCTAA
- a CDS encoding CPXCG motif-containing cysteine-rich protein: MGRLDDDDLDSLDDLEQEVFFPCPWCAETVSALVELSEATQDYVEDCEVCCRPMTLHVWRSGRRVRIEARAGG, encoded by the coding sequence ATGGGACGGCTGGACGACGACGACCTCGACTCGTTGGACGACCTCGAGCAAGAGGTGTTCTTCCCGTGCCCATGGTGCGCCGAAACGGTCTCCGCGCTGGTGGAGCTGTCGGAGGCGACGCAGGACTACGTCGAGGACTGCGAGGTGTGCTGCCGGCCGATGACGCTGCACGTGTGGCGGAGCGGACGGCGCGTGCGGATCGAGGCGCGGGCCGGGGGGTGA